In one Bradyrhizobium sp. 4 genomic region, the following are encoded:
- a CDS encoding YidB family protein, translating to MGILDSLENNPALRSALGQLGAAVLPDVLSEVLGSNNQGGLGAIVAKLQQAGFGDQVKSWLGKGQNLPISADQLRGVLGSDIVRQLAARYNIPVDQLGQILAQELPKAVDHASPDGRLPHTA from the coding sequence ATGGGAATCCTGGACTCGCTGGAGAACAATCCGGCGCTGCGTAGCGCGCTCGGCCAGCTCGGCGCAGCCGTGTTGCCCGACGTGCTGAGCGAGGTGCTCGGCAGCAACAATCAAGGCGGTCTCGGCGCGATCGTCGCAAAGCTCCAGCAGGCGGGGTTCGGTGACCAGGTCAAATCCTGGCTCGGCAAAGGCCAGAACCTGCCGATCTCGGCCGACCAGCTCCGCGGCGTTCTCGGCAGCGATATCGTCCGCCAATTGGCTGCCCGCTACAACATCCCGGTCGACCAGCTGGGCCAGATTCTGGCCCAGGAACTGCCCAAGGCGGTGGATCACGCCAGCCCCGACGGCCGTTTGCCCCATACCGCCTGA
- a CDS encoding glutathione S-transferase family protein has translation MAALKLAIGNKNYSSWSMRPWLALRANDIPFVETLIPLYTDNPADKEQIISFSRAGKVPVLVDGDITVWDSLSIIEYLAERYPEVKLWPDAAAARAHARSVCAEMHSGFMALRNECGMNLHRPVRPMTLSADAEANIARVQEIWRECRTRYGANGPFLFGRFGAADAMYAPVVHRFRTYAIEVTPETRAYMDTMLALPAFQEWTRDALAETLIIEKFENV, from the coding sequence ATGGCTGCGCTGAAACTCGCAATCGGCAACAAGAATTACTCGTCATGGTCGATGCGGCCCTGGCTCGCGCTCCGCGCCAACGACATCCCGTTCGTTGAGACCCTCATCCCGCTCTACACCGACAATCCCGCGGACAAGGAGCAGATCATCTCGTTCAGCCGCGCCGGCAAGGTGCCGGTGCTGGTCGACGGCGACATCACGGTGTGGGATTCGCTCAGCATCATCGAATACCTTGCCGAGCGCTACCCGGAAGTGAAGTTGTGGCCGGACGCCGCCGCCGCCCGCGCCCATGCCCGTTCGGTGTGCGCCGAGATGCATTCCGGCTTCATGGCCCTTCGCAACGAATGCGGCATGAACCTGCACCGCCCGGTGCGCCCCATGACGCTGTCGGCAGACGCCGAGGCCAATATCGCGCGCGTGCAGGAGATCTGGCGCGAATGCCGGACCCGGTATGGCGCCAATGGACCGTTCCTGTTCGGGCGCTTCGGCGCAGCGGATGCAATGTATGCCCCGGTCGTGCACCGCTTCCGCACCTACGCAATCGAGGTCACGCCGGAGACCCGGGCCTACATGGACACGATGCTGGCGCTGCCGGCGTTCCAGGAATGGACCCGGGACGCGCTCGCCGAAACGCTCATCATCGAAAAGTTCGAGAACGTGTAG
- a CDS encoding DUF599 domain-containing protein has translation MSRHWVDITAVGFFIIEWLVYALTLEHSAYGRDSLSARMNRYREVWVRRLLDRDARMVDMQIMASLQNGTAFFASTSLIALGGALALLHATNDAITILSKLPIDLSTSPAMWELKCVGLVLICVYAFFKFAWSYRLFNYVAILFGGMPAASQRDTPEAEAHVIRTSRLFESAGRHFNRGQRAFFFALGYLGWFVSPWLLFVTTAAVVIVTWRRQFASSAWEAMAPEVVDGEETRRGR, from the coding sequence ATGAGCAGGCATTGGGTCGACATCACCGCCGTCGGCTTCTTCATCATCGAGTGGCTGGTCTACGCGCTGACGCTGGAGCATTCGGCCTATGGCCGGGACAGCCTGTCGGCGCGCATGAACCGCTACCGCGAAGTGTGGGTGCGCCGGCTGCTCGACCGCGACGCGCGCATGGTCGACATGCAGATCATGGCCTCGCTGCAGAACGGCACCGCCTTCTTCGCCTCCACCAGCCTGATCGCGCTCGGCGGCGCGTTGGCGCTGCTGCACGCGACCAACGACGCGATCACGATCTTGAGCAAGCTGCCGATCGATCTCAGCACCTCGCCGGCGATGTGGGAGCTGAAATGCGTCGGCCTTGTCCTGATCTGCGTCTACGCCTTCTTCAAATTCGCCTGGTCGTACCGCCTGTTCAACTATGTCGCGATCCTGTTCGGCGGCATGCCGGCGGCCTCGCAGCGTGACACGCCGGAGGCCGAAGCCCATGTGATCCGCACCTCGCGCCTGTTCGAATCCGCCGGCCGCCACTTCAACCGCGGCCAGCGCGCCTTCTTCTTCGCACTCGGCTATCTCGGCTGGTTCGTCAGCCCCTGGCTGTTGTTCGTGACCACGGCCGCCGTGGTGATCGTGACCTGGCGGCGGCAATTCGCCTCGAGCGCGTGGGAGGCCATGGCGCCGGAGGTGGTGGATGGCGAGGAGACGAGGCGCGGTCGTTGA